The DNA region GACCAATTCTCAACTTGGTTTTGTGCCCAGATTGAGACAACACCTACATTATagtataactaataataattgcatACAAAATTGGGCTGTGTAGTAATTTGAAAGTGAAGTGAAGTGAAACTTGTCACCTAATTTGTTAGTGGAGTGCCTAGATGGGAAGATGCCAACTAGGAGCCGATTatgtgatatttattaatgtaaaagacccataatatttacgtaaaacaaaagaaagcaATAGTgagtttcatttgtttttggttGATTATAATTGGTCAACAGCATCTTTAGTTCAATTGATACAATCCGATTTTTGAAAATGTGATAAACATTTTGTCTTAATCGCTtgttttaagataaataaataaatagtcattGAAGATAAAACTGACCgctttacatataaaaataattcagtcCAATGTTTAACTTTAAACTCAATCGTCTCtttcaatgaaataaaacatatagaaTACTTATGCTGAAACTGCACTGTGCTGAACTTAATAGTATCTTACTTAGAGAATGGCCAAAGGTCACATAAATCTTTGAGAGTTTTTTGTACCAGACTGGACCAATCGGTTACAGATACATATTTCAAtctatttaattcatataaagttGTATTTACCTGCACTTATACTAGCGATTATAGGCCTTATGGGATGCCAAACAACGTCCAAGAGCATCTCTCCCTTTGTGCCGTGCAAAATCTTCACCAAGTTCCCGATAGACTTCTCCCAAATATAGAGCGCGTGTTGCCGGGCTGAACCCGCACATATATATTCTCCGTCGCCTGAGAAACAGCATTTCTTCCATGTCGTCCTAGTAAGaggaattaaaagaaaatatactatacaagcaatacaaattgtattttcatGAGAAATATCGTTTATCCGGTATGAATATGATTGGAAAGCCatcaatatgtatatttaagcTACACTGGTAaacatttagaattaattgttagttacaaaagtaaatatttgttatgaaTTTAACATTTTGCAACATAGATGGCGCTTTTAGCAGAAAACTATTCCCGAGCTTTACCATACTATAGCTAAGCGAAACATACTTATTAACAAGATCCTGCAGCTTCTGTATAGGCTCAGGCTCTCCATTGACACCACATTTGAGTACagtatttgtatcgtacacaCGAATTACACGATCAGATGTGTTCACCAAGAAACAACTGGAAAtcaacaaaattgtttttacttttgaagtaaaattaaataccacACTAATTctcaaacttaatattttattgttataaaatttaaacattatgtATCAGACCTTATTTTATTCGACATTTTTCtctcttattaatatttaaaatctacaATAGATGAGAAAAACAGTGATtatctcattaaaattttgtcaTCTCTTATAAGCTGCATTATACTCACTCGCCTCGTCTTGCAAATTCAATACTTTTAATACCAGTTGTGCTGGATGTACCAACAGTTATTTTGAAACTTGCTTTAACAGTCAGTTTCTGTGAGTCTAGTATCAAAATTTTTCCTTTAGCATTTCCTGTGTAGACATAGTCACCACGACGATCAAATGAAGCTATAACATTAATATCAccctaaaattattttattttttgattatcGAAGAAATTACCAATGGAATAGTAATTGATATACATACCATGCTTTCAATAGTAAACTGACTCAACAATAGTTGAGAACTTACTATAAAAGTTAAGCCTGATAAtgctaattattatattaccattatacaattgtttttatgaccactatatttttaatatcttcagtaaaccaattttttttaatttaatttgataaaaggAAAATGCACTCTGTGTTATTACACTTTTATTCACTTACATCATCATCaattggtaatattttatgacCCCCTTCTGTATCCACTAATAACGCAGCATGCCTCATAGGGCAGACTAGGAAACGTCTATCATTTCGTGGATCAAACTGAACACGTTGTATGGGAGTTGGAAATCTATATCGTTGTTCACATTCTCCTGATAACACATCCCATATACAGACATTATGGTCTGTTGATGATGATAACAGCTGCAACATATCACATTAAACAATTACTAAGCagtttttttagataatttaatgaagTCTGAAGAGTAGAGGAAGTAGGTTATCAAACTTAAGAATCTAATTAACTGATCAAACACATGTTTCAGagaattaaatcatttaagTGCACATCaagaataagttttttttagctAAAATGATTGCTATTAAGTATCAGTGttgtcataaataatatgttttattagtcATACTtactacataaaaaataacaactttAAACTTGAATTACTTTTATAGTGATCACTTTACATATTACACTAGGTTAGGTAGGAGTaggtaataataacaaaaccttTTTACAATTTCTGGACCAACTTAAACTGCACACTGGATATACATGGGCAGATAAGGATTTTGCTATGCCTCTGGTCAGGAAATCCCATATAAATATTCTTCCATCATTGCATCCTACGGCCAATAACGTACCACGTCTGTTGAATGCACAAGTTGCTGCTAAAGATATAGAATCTAATGCACCATCAAACTCCTGCAAAAAGTTTAAATCAAATAGTAAACATAACCCTGAAGGTTAATTTATCACACACATGAATTTAACATGTCGTACTGTCTAAAGACCACATACCTCTGGATAATTCTGACCAAACGATTCTGAAACAAATATGATctaatttaatgaattgaataaagcattaaaaaaaattgtattcaaaatatttaccaaGTAGTTCAAGATTCATGGTAACTAAGGAatcttatttttactatattaataGGTAGAGAATTTCTATAGAATCAATATAATagacattatatatatctcataaatattagtaataatttcagGAAagactaaaaaaattgtaaacccAAAACATTTAACACAGTAAACAAGCCGCCACCGGCCACAGATTAGGAATTGTGATGGAATAAAACCAAAGAGTGCTAATATCGTAGAAGTGTggttaaaagttaattttacttgaaacgttaaatgttataaaaaaataacatgttatacaaaacattaattgttaaatttaattaaattcattacacaattatataattttaaattaaattaaaaaaaatgtattatttaagtaaatttatttttaaaagtgtacaaatgaatatatgtacattgttataacttttattacacACCTCTGTAGGGAAGAAAAGAAggtattttagaatttttaccTAAAATATGATCACGCCCTCTTCAGTTCGGCCTCAAAACTTTAACaacaatataaagtatatttctaGACAAGTATTATCTCTAATCTAATGTacatagtatatttaatatactccTTGCAAGTATTTCACCATCAGTCTCATACAACGTGATTTTTCTTTCGATGGTAGCGTCCTCTATAGACGATTTCCTAGATTCTACTGTGCTCAAGAGATGCCgctttaatgaaaaatgtgaTTACCATTTGAAACATTTCAAAACTACTTTGATTTACTACTTTTACGCATATTTAGAGGCAGAttgagtaaataaataattcaatttaactaaattatgcaatttagaaaaatatttctaaaggatattttcaaaaatttcacatgaaaaataatgttatatcagGTGCCAACTCCCAACGGCAAAAgtgtcaaaacaaaaatttcaaattacaaaCTGACTCCTGCTTGTTGCGTAACCATTTGCTGTAGTTCATTTCGTATTTTATCCTGTTTTCTGTATTGTGAGATACTCAAGAGCACCTCGAGTCGAGCTTTTAGTTTCTCTGGCATACTATCGGAATTCTGCACTCGGTTGTATAGTGTAAATTGGTGTTTTAAGACTTCGAAAGGACGCTATTTCGTGGTATTTTTGTGATTTTGGTCACAATGCCTAAACGATGTGTGTTTGGTTGTTCACCTAGTGGTAAGTGATGCATTTACTATAATAGAAAGTATAGAAGTGTAAACTAAGCGATCGAAATACCACGGAAAGTGGAGATCCATATATTATCTGCTTGCAGGAAACAGTCTTAGTAGCATACTTTACGAAATATGATTGCATGCAGACATAGGTAAGTCAGCCTTTAAGGCATGTCTACTATTCagattattatagttaattgcTAGATCTATATGCCTCTCCTTGCGATCCGCCACCCCAAAGGGCTCATTTCGATGTGCAAAAACTTCGGACTATTCTATGGATACTACCTGTATCACAAATCACATAATCGATTCCAGAAACAAAAACAACCTATCTTTCCGGGACCTTTCCTTGCCTAAAAGCGCTTAATTTATAGggctatataataaattatctgaCAAAGTAACGAAAATAcctggaaataaatttaagatatacATCTTAAGCAAACTTGTTGTAATAAAGCAATGCATCCCTGCCTATCCAGTAAGGGATTACAGGCATAGGTGCTTATGTTTATGAATctattgtttaaatacatatttacagaatgaattatttaaatacgaaaTTGCGTGGTCTTCTCCATCTCAGCAACagcagaaatttaaaatatttcagtacACAAAGCCACtatgaaacatattatttcATGATTTTATGTTGAATCTCAAAACTTTATCAACATATTGATatgcatattttatcttattttgcAGATGCCAGCCTTCATTCATTTCCAAACCCTAAAAGATTCCGCCAGCAATTGAATTCTTGGGTTAATCTTACTGGTGATTTTGGATTTACTAATgaagagatttaaaaaaaagaaaaaagtttcTGATGTTGATTTCAGCGACTGAGATTGTAATCGTAATAACCAATTCAATGCTTTAGCCACTCCATCTCTTCATTTGAATGGtaagtaattgaaatattaattaatttacttaaccCTTGGATGGTTGAGAAACCAGTATATCATCAATAGCAATTGAATTTTCATTGTCTTACTTATTCCTCTATGAAAAGGTTAATTGTTCCACTTTTTTTTAGGCTTTTATGGAAAACTTCCTTACCCTAGTGAAATGGTCAGTCAGGAAATGGAACTGAACACCCAATTAGACGCcggtaattaaaataatttagtttttaagggACTACAAAAAAAGAGATTTACAATTTGcctgtatttcttttttatgtttatgttactGGATTTCTCTATCAATCagcaataacaattaatttaatagctTCTGTATTGACATTGGTTCTTCTttcataatttcataatttctgaacataatattattactctTTTGTACATATACCAGGACAAAGCTACCACCAGCtgcacaattaaaaatatcaatattaagtCATCCTTATCAGGTAATAACCATATAGCTTTTTGAATGAGTACTAAGAGACAACTGACTGCTACTGTACTTGTAGACGAGTTCTTATGTAGAAATCTCAAACAAGCATGTCCCCTCAATGAATGCCTGGAAAACAGGTGGCTGGTAGCATCTGGATAAGGAAGGCAGAGGCCAGATTGTTATAAATCTAACTATATATTGAAGGATACGATTCGTATAAGGAATACAAATCCTTGATTTTGTCCATTTTGTGTAGGTAAAAACATGCCAAAGTGTAACTACCCCTTTCGCTATGGGTTTGTTTAGCTATAGAGGTCATTGCGACAGCAATACTTTCATAAAATACCTGTTTTTCAAAAGTATCATATCCTCTTACGGTTTTGTATAAGAAGTGGAGTGCTGCAAGGGCTATATTGcacaaacacacacataacacattatttttattaaaataattaatcgaGATACCTGACATCATTTCAGTTGCCGGTGGCTCAGCATCTACTTCTGCTGTAACCACTCAACAGAATGTTAAGCACAACATGAAAAGATCATCAAAAAGGCAGTCAGAATGTGCTGCTATAATGCTGGACCATGGTTATTGCAAGAAAAGATCTTCAAAAGGTTGGTGATATCATATTTTAGTCTTTATAGTCAATTAAGGAATAATGTGTTAAGTTAATCATAGAGTTTGCTGGCTATACGCCTTCCAGTTAGTTGTGACTTGACTTGCGAAAGGAAGGCTGGCACACAGAGTCGTTTCTTGGGAGAGTGCCAGTGAAGAGCTTTTTTTGCCGTCTGTAGCAACCCCCTTGTAGGAGGGTCATCATGTCTATTGTATGGGAGCccccttaaatatttatttagccatcagtaaatatttatttaagtggGCTCCCATACCAtagacattatattttttgctgtTTTTATAGATACAGAACCCTTATTGCGCGAgggttaattttatttatatttttttgttacagctTCGGAAAGAACAGCGCCGTCCAAATTGACAGTCAATAGGTATAGCAACCATAGACCAAAGCaccaaaaacaaatttataacttGAGAAGAGAAATCTACACAGTGCGAAAAAGTGGTCATTCATTTAAGGCGCGGCTTGCAAAAGCCGAAAAACTGGATGCCAACACTACTTTTCAAAAAGTAGTTAAAGGTATGACGGTAAGGTATTGTACTTGTCTTTGTATAAGAGGAGTCCCATGTGTTATGCCTTGAtggcaaaatattttacattgccATCAGCAAAATGTTTGAAAAGATTAATTTctgaaataaaactaaagccGGGCATCAATAAAGtcatttatgaataattgaaAACAGTAGTGCATGATTTGCCTCGCGAAGATAAACTGTGCACTGTTTCATAGTGAAGGGCATTAAAAAAGGTACAAACAATCTGTCGCTTATTATTTCACTAGTAACCTGAACAAAGATGAATTGAAAGTAATAATACAGGAAGTTATCAAAAATGTGCAAGCAATTGGCTTGACCGTTTTATGTACTGTGTGTGACCAAAGCACAGTAAATGTGAGTGTCATTAATGAGTTTGTGGCCGATAACAAAGGAAATTATCTCATTTATGATGTTccacatttattaaaagggcTGAGGAATAACCTTCTTACCAAAGATTTGGTTTATATTGACCTTGAAGACCAAAAACAGAAATTCATTAAATGGGAATACATTGAACTACTGTATGCTGCCGATAAAGCATTTGGAGAACTCCGATTCCTGCAGAAATTAACAGAGGaacatattagttaatatagcaaatataaaaaaaaatcgcgtGAAAACCATTCAGCCACATCGTAGCTGTTGCGGCGGAGCATTTGGCAGCCCGAGGAGTACTACCTCAGGCATGCCGACAAATAATTCCGTTCTTCCCTATAATCGTAAATTTGCTTAATTCTCAGAATTGTAGCACTCTTCATGTGCCAAATCGGAAAATCTTTAAAGTgcctgtaaaaaaaaattcatgtCATCATCAGCTGTGGCCAAAAGCACTCCAACTTTAAAAAAGTGTCAAATTTTATAGCTTAAAAAAAAGAAGGAAATAAAATACGTGTGGATAAATTGGTTGTaccatcaataaaaaaattcattaaaacgaTTGAAGGTATGCAAGAGCTATGGAAAATGTTgtcccaaaaatattttgatttcatGCTTACGAGAAATTTCAACTAGGCGAGGAATATTTCTCAATTATCTA from Pieris brassicae chromosome 2, ilPieBrab1.1, whole genome shotgun sequence includes:
- the LOC123720686 gene encoding retinoblastoma-binding protein 5 homolog; this encodes MNLELLESFGQNYPEEFDGALDSISLAATCAFNRRGTLLAVGCNDGRIFIWDFLTRGIAKSLSAHVYPVCSLSWSRNCKKLLSSSTDHNVCIWDVLSGECEQRYRFPTPIQRVQFDPRNDRRFLVCPMRHAALLVDTEGGHKILPIDDDGDINVIASFDRRGDYVYTGNAKGKILILDSQKLTVKASFKITVGTSSTTGIKSIEFARRGDCFLVNTSDRVIRVYDTNTVLKCGVNGEPEPIQKLQDLVNKTTWKKCCFSGDGEYICAGSARQHALYIWEKSIGNLVKILHGTKGEMLLDVVWHPIRPIIASISAGVVSIWAQNQVENWSAFAPDFKELDENVEYEERESEFDVEDEDRSVDMCGESRDDEQVEVDVTTCEPVAAFCSSDEEGEDENLLAFLPIAPEIEEPEDGWAATQETVTPTETPEKLQPAAKRSRTSTYDIALNIDPPDQPMAYGGKNKQAAGSKKVAGRPRK